From the genome of Podospora pseudoanserina strain CBS 124.78 chromosome 7 map unlocalized CBS124.78p_7.2, whole genome shotgun sequence, one region includes:
- a CDS encoding uncharacterized protein (CAZy:GH43; COG:G; EggNog:ENOG503NXQZ), which translates to MRLLLLSLGATIASLASASLQIVPGGTWTTPNGEHLQAHGAGLIVDNGTYYMIGEDKSGGHSFSNVNCYSSTDLVQWTLVGALLTRQASGDLGPNRVVERPKVVYNDRTRKYVLWMHMDSSNYGEARVAVATGDSVCGRYQYIRSFQPLGRESRDMGLFKDDDGKGYLLTEDRKHGLRIVALSDDYLTPTTDVFSWRLEGGNRVEAPAMIKLGRTYFMFASMMTGWDANENQYTTSTSLSGGWSAWRKFADSGSKTYNSQTTYILKTSESSAIYLGDRWMKDNLMASTYIWLPLSISGTAVTMKNFVSWVPGSPGFSAWQNPPAETSYEGEKAVYGGKARNVDCSTCSGKVTAGYIGGPDRGSVTFNNIRSDIDGLTTIRIKFLNGDSSPRYANVRVNGDGGRKIAFLPAKGDPASSTLHANLRRGSSNTIVIEGFGNGWGPDVDRLMVPVQ; encoded by the exons ATGCGTCTCCTGCTTCTTTCTTTGGGCGCGACGATTGCGTCTCTCGCCTCGGCCTCATTGCAGATTGTTCCGGGTGGCACATGGACTACACCAAATGGCGAGCATCTTCAAGCTCACGGGGCTGGTCTCATTGTTGACAATGGCACATACTACATGATTGGAGAGGACAAGAGCGGGGGACACTCATTCTCCAACGTCAACTGCTACTCCTCCACTGACCTGGTGCAATGGACGCTCGTCGGTGCTCTTCTGACACGGCAAGCATCCGGTGACCTCGGTCCAAATCGTGTTGTTGAAAGACCAAAGGTAGTCTACAATGACCGCACTCGAAAGTATGTGCTCTGGATGCACATGGACAGCAGCAATTACGGTGAAGCCAGAGTCGCCGTTGCCACTGGAGACTCGGTCTGTGGGAGGTACCAATATATCAGGAGTTTCCAACCACTTGGACGAGAAAGCAGAGACATGGGTCTTTTCAAGGATGACGATGGCAAAGGGTACCTGTTAACCGAAGAT AGGAAACATGGACTTCGAATCGTCGCACTTTCCGATGACTATCTTACTCCCACGACGGACGTATTTTCCTGGCGCCTGGAGGGTGGAAATCGAGTGGAAGCTCCTGCCATGATCAAACTTGGACGAACCTACTTCATGTTTGCTTCAATGATGACGGGATGGGACGCCAACGAGAACCAgtacaccacctccacctctctGTCTGGCGGCTGGTCTGCGTGGAGAAAGTTTGCCGATAGCGGATCCAAGACCTACAACTCCCAGACGACATACATTCTCAAGACAAGCGAGTCTAGTGCCATCTACCTCGGCGATCGGTGGATGAAAGACAACTTGATGGCGAGCACGTATATCTGGCTCCCACTGAGTATCAGCGGAACTGCCGTTACCATGAAGAACTTTGTTAGCTGGGTCCCCGGCTCACCTGGATTCTCCGCATGGCAAAATCCTCCTGCAGAAACATCATACGAAGGAGAAAAGGCAGTGTATGGCGGAAAAGCAAGGAATGTAGATTGCTCGACCTGTTCTGGCAAAGTGACGGCTGGATACATTGGCGGCCCAGACCGGGGTAGCGTCACATTCAACAACATTCGCAGCGACATCGACGGCTTGACTACAATTCGGATCAAGTTCCTCAACGGAGACAGCAGCCCGCGGTATGCCAACGTTCGGGTTAATGGCGACGGGGGGAGAAAGATTGCCTTCCTACCAGCAAAGGGAGACCCGGCTTCTAGTACCCTTCACGCCAACTTGAGACGCGGTTCGAGTAACACAATTGTCATTGAGGGATTTGGGAATGGCTGGGGACCAGATGTGGATCGGTTGATGGTTCCAGTGCAGTAG
- a CDS encoding uncharacterized protein (EggNog:ENOG503P3DB) produces the protein MRFFGLLAIGAGLVSAAPIVSDLAIPAASELSSRQAGSACFIIGNTVLPKETSDFVNQLRPRITCNNSRRTLSNVPDVTADGVSFSSINFATSSQAPLQFALSRFATPTPLRSANLAQFQRQLDVYIATEAGIRSVNGNLAIKVPKFFLQFQISRIQTAQGNPPRAAGLQVNHLLEKVLKNSPRESQLHEQVRALARSLA, from the exons ATGAGATTCTTCGGTCTTCTTGCTATTGGAGCTGGGCTCGTCTCTGCCG CTCCCATCGTCTCCGATCTTGCCATTCCAGCGGCTTCCGAGCTCAGCTCTAGACAAGCTGGCAGTGCTTGTTTTATAATCGGCAACACCGTTCTCCCCAAGGAAACATCAGACTTTGTCAACCAGCTCCGTCCACGCATCACTTGCAACAATAGCCGCCGAACATTATCCAACGTTCCCGATGTAACCGCCGATGGGgtctccttctcttccatcAACTTTGCCACCTCTTCCCAAGCCCCATTGCAGTTTGCCCTGAGCAGATTCGCGACTCCGACACCACTTCGTTCCGCCAACCTCGCACAATTCCAGCGACAGTTGGACGTCTACATCGCCACCGAAGCTGGCATTAGAAGCGTCAACGGGAATTTGGCGATCAAAGTCCCCAAGTTCTTTCTTCAATTCCAAATCTCGAGAATCCAGACTGCCCAGGGCAATCCTCCGAGGGCTGCAGGCCTGCAGGTCAACCATTTGCTGGAGAAGGTTTTGAAGAACTCGCCTAGGGAGTCTCAACTGCACGAACAGGTCCGCGCTTTGGCCAGAAGCTTGGCCTAG
- a CDS encoding uncharacterized protein (EggNog:ENOG503P9T2): MFLFTWKAILAKILVFGSFLSIASAFPLDIRNDGPRGDFDPQIEQLFDQYNVPYGVLGAISHIIMVYTLVCHLFGRIPLMPWKYLSQHLIDVIVTSCMAIVTVTLAALNASEVRESRALVMLLAMQIIFGLVMDAVIIQRYFNRERRGLMVQLAGWVCVLCVAGLLSSQMLAHMTGSKRIDDSEWQWSDPGIIIIAVMGIGGGVIAVVSFFLMCRSSTPKTGGIKPFSVYVFFFAGLVCALGWFWLADYGPVIVTGNTLGQPRQGKNALFWVYFVFQWVPLFTI, from the exons ATGTTTTTGTTTACTTGGAAGGCTATCCTCGCAAAGATTCTGGTGTTTGGATCGTTTCTTTCAATCGCCTCGGCATTCCCTCTCGACATTCGAAACGATGGACCTCGGGGAGACTTTGATCCCCAAATTGAGCAGCTCTTTGACCAGTACAACGTCCCGTATGGCGTTCTCGGTGCCATTTcccacatcatcatggtGTACACTCTAGTCTGTCATCTTTTTGGCCGCATACCCTTGATGCCGTGGAAGTACCTCAGTCAACACCTCATCGATGTCATCGTCACCAGCTGCATGGCGATCGTGACTGTCACTCTCGCCGCTCTCAACGCGTCCGAAGTTCGAGAATCGCGTGCGTTGGTGATGCTCTTAGCCATGCAAATAATATTTGGCTTGGTCATGGACGCAGTTATAATTCAGCGATATTTTAATAGAGAAAGGAGGGGTCTGATGGTTCAattggctggctgggttTGCGTTCTGTGCGTTGCTGGCTTGTTGTCGAGTCAAATGCTTGCTCATATGACGG GTAGCAAGCGCATTGATGATTCCGAGTGGCAGTGGTCTGATCCTGGCATCATCATTATCGCCGTGATGGGAATCGGAGGAGGTGTGATTGCTGTCGTCTCGTTCTTTTTAATGTGTCGCAGCAGCACACCTAAGACGGGAGGGATAAAACCATTCAGCGTCTACGTCTTTTTCTTCGCCGGTCTGGTGTGCGCgttggggtggttttggcttGCTGACTATGGGCCCGTGATCGTCACTGGCAACACACTGGGCCAACCTCGCCAAGGCAAAAACGCGCTGTTTTGGGTCTACTTTGTGTTTCAATGGGTTCCCCTTTTCACCATCTGA
- a CDS encoding uncharacterized protein (EggNog:ENOG503NUU3; COG:O; COG:P; MEROPS:MER0015691): protein MMLVKYHFTVGFALSFSSLASACLREFNSEHVHTHRKPILRRQAVWPPVLTEQETILSNSFDANSIDDWAKYYGNQVKLAGLGREAAEWTRDRWAENGFTSALKEYHVYLSYPVRQSLAIAYSNGTRAEVHVQEPALAEDPVTGREDAISNFHGYSASGNATGEYVYVGRGTHADFTRLVELGVELEGKIALIRYGSIFRGLKVKNAQDHGMIGAIIFTDPGDDGNVTVANGYEAYPHGPARHPDAVQKGSVLFLSTYPGDPTTPGYPSVEGAPRADTSSVTPQIPSLPISYAAVLPLLQALDSHGLEASQVNRTAWKGALDAEYRTGPAPGVTLSLENLMEGKITPIWNVIGYINGTNPDETLVIGNHRDTWMIGGTGDPNSGSAILAELARAFAKLTATGWKPRRNIVLASWDAEEYGLVGSTEWVEEHVNWLTETAVAYLNIDVAVSGPRPSLDATPELHTIGTEIMKKVVHPNAGGFDISLYDAWQRESSTGSGRHVGVLGSGSDYTTFLHRGVSALDVGSSGGAGDPIWHYHSNYDSYNWMSKFGDPGFKVHAAMGQYLSLLALHIADDEILPFDLPNYTEELRGYYEDLRDLIGDETLDTSELAAAIDVFEKSAKQVKELEALAKTWKDENLIKVVNKKYRDFQRGFVSQGGLPNREFYRHVVTAPGLDTGYAAITFPGVSEGVQYGNLTVAAEWVSKTAQGILRAAAILKT from the exons ATGATGCTGGTCAAATATCACTTCACGGTCGGGTTCGCTCTCTCGTTCTCGTCGTTGGCATCCGCCTGCCTTCGCGAGTTCAACTCGGAGCATGTCCACACCCATCGCAAACCCATACTACGAAGACAAGCGGTGTGGCCACCTGTCTTGACTGAGCAAGAGACGATCTTGTCCAACTCTTTTGATGCCAACAGCATCGATGACTGGGCGAAATATTACGGCAATCAAGTCAAGTTGGCTGGTTTGGGGCGTGAGGCCGCCGAGTGGACCAGAGACCGTTGGGCAGAGAACGGCTTCACGTCTGCGTTGAAAGAGTATCATGTGTATCTCAGCTATCCAGTACGCCAGTCTCTGGCCATCGCTTACAGCAATGGGACAAGAGCGGAAGTCCACGTCCAAGAGCCCGCCCTGGCAGAGGACCCAGTGACGGGACGGGAGGATGCGATCTCGAACTTCCATGGATACTCAGCCTCCGGTAACGCCACTGGCGAATATGTTTATGTTGG ACGGGGAACGCACGCCGACTTTACTCGCCTCGTGGAACTGGGGGTTGAGCTGGAGGGCAAGATCGCATTAATCAGATACGGCTCCATCTTTCGGGGTTTGAAGGTCAAGAATGCGCAGGACCACGGCATGATCGGTGCCATCATTTTCACCGATCCTGGTGATGACGGAAACGTCACCGTTGCCAACGGCTATGAAGCGTACCCCCATGGACCCGCCAGACACCCTGACGCTGTGCAGAAAGGGTCagttctctttctctccacCTATCCTGGCGACCCAACCACTCCGGGCTATCCCTCTGTTGAGGGAGCACCACGTGCAGACACATCCTCCGTCACTCCCCAGATTCCCTCTCTGCCCATATCCTATGCTGCTGTCCTCCCACTGTTGCAAGCTCTCGACAGCCATGGTTTGGAGGCAAGCCAAGTCAACCGCACCGCTTGGAAGGGTGCACTGGACGCCGAATACCGCACTGGACCTGCACCTGGTGTGACGCTGTCCCTTGAGAATCTCATGGAGGGCAAAATCACGCCAATCTGGAATGTGATTGGCTATATCAATGGGACGAATCCAGATGAGACTCTGGTAATTGGCAACCACCGGGATACCTGGATGATTGGTGGTACGGGAGACCCTAACTCGGGTTCCGCCATACTCGCAGAGTTGGCCAGAGCATTTGCCAAGCTTACTGCCACGGGGTGGAAGCCGCGCCGAAATATTGTTCTGGCGTCGTGGGATGCGGAAGAGTACGGTCTTGTTGGGTCGACAgagtgggtggaggagcacgTCAACTGGCTCACGGAAACTGCGGTGGCATACCTCAACATCGATGTTGCCGTGAGCGGGCCGAGGCCCAGTCTGGATGCGACGCCAGAACTTCACACTATTGGAACAGAAATCATGAAGAAGGTCGTTCACCCCAATGCGGGTGGCTTCGACATTTCCCTCTATGACGCCTGGCAGAGAGAATCGAGCACGGGATCCGGCCGTCACGTTGGCGTCCTGGGAAGCGGCAGCGACTACACTACCTTTCTGCATAGAGGTGTAAGCGCATTGGATGTTGGCTCAAGTGGCGGTGCTGGAGATCCCATCTGGCATTACCACAGCAACTACGACTCTTACAACTGGATGTCCAAGTTTGGAGACCCGGGATTCAAGGTGCATGCTGCCATGGGTCAGTATCTGAGCTTGCTCGCGCTGCACATTGCGGATGATGAAATCTTGCCCTTTGATCTCCCCAACTATACCGAAGAGCTAAGAGGGTATTATGAGGATTTGAGAGACTTGATCGGGGATGAGACCCTCGACACTTCCGAACTGGCCGCCGCGATTGACGTTTTTGAGAAGAGTGCCAAGCAGGTtaaggagctggaggcttTGGCCAAGACATGGAAGGATGAAAACTTGATCAAGGTGGTCAATAAGAAGTATCGAGACTTCCAGCGCGGATTTGTATCGCAGGGAGGATTGCCCAATCGCGAGTTTTACCGTCATGTGGTGACAGCCCCTGGGCTCGACACAGGGTATGCCGCCATTACCTTCCCTGGCGTGTCCGAGGGAGTGCAATACGGGAATCTAACCGTCGCCGCTGAGTGGGTGTCCAAAACTGCCCAAGGCATTCTGCGGGCTGCCGCCATTCTCAAGACTTGA
- a CDS encoding uncharacterized protein (COG:B; COG:K; EggNog:ENOG503PB0D), whose amino-acid sequence MANSAPTVAEAERFETDQAISLKAKDIANLIKHSKHFIVFTGAGISTSAGIPDFRGPDGVWTLRKQKRDAPSKATSTLQAIPTPTHMALVKLQNRGLLKYLVSQNCDGLHRKSGIAPEMISELHGNSNREYCRDCGKEYIRDFRAVAPYTKTVTDHRTGRKCSMPGCNGVLLDTIINFGECLFEQPLKLAREHGKKADFCLVLGSSLTVPPACTIPEIAGKSKRGKLGICNLQSTPLDHLVDGESMRVFARTDDLMIAVMGHLGLEIPQFVLRRQLTVKVVMGERDRNQVILQGVDVDGTPSTFLKSVRLEGCRRPAVTEPFTLSFRMDGQEELRLKLELEFMGNYLEPNVEIVHSTKCSERLYLLEYSPYTREWQVVAKDYSRPSAQ is encoded by the exons ATGGCCAATTCAGCTCCCACAGTGGCCGAAGCCGAACGATTCGAAACGGACCAGGCGATTTCGCTCAAGGCCAAAGACATTGCCAACCTGATCAAGCACAGCAAGCATTTTATTGTCTTCACCGGTGCGGGCATCTCGACTTCTGCAG GGATTCCCGACTTTCGTGGTCCAGATGGCGTGTGGACTTTGCGAAAGCAGAAACGCGACGCGCCGTCCAAGGCAACTAGCACGCTGCAAGCCATCCCCACTCCGACACACATGGCACTTGTCAAGCTTCAAAACAGGGGACTTCTCAAGTACCTTGTGAGCCAGAACTGTGATGGGCTGCATCGTAAAAGTGGTATCGCGCCTGAGATGATCTCAGAGCTGCATGGGAACAGTAATAGGGAGTACTGTCGTGACTGTGGAAAGGAATACATTCGAGACTTTCGGGCTGTTGCACCTTACACCAAGACAGTCACAGACCACCGCACTGGCCGCAAGTGCAGCATGCCAGGCTGCAATGGTGTTCTTCttgacaccatcatcaactttgGCGAGTGTTTATTTGAGCAACCTTTGAAGCTGGCGAGAGAACATGGCAAGAAGGCCGATTTCTGTCTAGTCCTCGGATCAAGCTTGACGGTGCCTCCCGCTTGCACCATCCCTGAGATCGCAGGCAAAAGCAAAAGGGGGAAGCTGGGAATTTGCAACCTGCAAAGCACACCGCTGGATCATCTTGTGGACGGGGAAAGCATGAGGGTTTTTGCGAGGACCGATGATCTCATGATTGCTGTAATGGGTCACCTAGGTCTAGAAATCCCCCAGTTCGTGCTAAGGAGGCAACTGACAGTGAAGGTGGTaatgggggagagggatagaAACCAAGTCATCCTGCAAGGAGTTGACGTGGACGGAACCCCAAGCACTTTTCTCAAAAGCGTCAGGTTGGAGGGCTGCAGACGACCCGCAGTGACAGAGCCCTTTACGCTGAGTTTCCGCATGGATGGACAGGAAGAGCTTCGACTGAAACTCGAGCTGGAATTCATGGGAAATTACCTGGAGCCTAACGTTGAGATTGTGCACTCAACCAAATGCTCTGAGCGTCTTTACTTGCTAGAGTACAGTCCGTATACAAGGGAGTGGCAGGTTGTGGCAAAAGATTACT CCCGACCATCCGCTCAGTGA
- a CDS encoding uncharacterized protein (COG:S; EggNog:ENOG503PQKG), with protein MHDHHKASIAKITAYFEADPTVMGLILTGSIAHGFDRADSDVDVLIVVSDDDFARRLETGNLTMVSPDLCTYEGGFVDAKYTCLSLINQTAEKGSEPARWAYDGAQVLFSRFDPPNILQNAIKNIASYQTEGKENRIMRFRVQLQIWRWYCSEGRKKNNPYLLNLAASKLVLFGGRLILAHNEMLYPFHKWFLRLLGDAPEKPEGFMDLVDRVIRDPTEANTEHFFEVVANWKEWATSPNRPGALYMVDSELNWLYLQTPVDDL; from the coding sequence ATGCACGACCATCACAAAGcatccatcgccaagatAACCGCCTACTTCGAGGCGGACCCTACAGTGATGGGGTTGATCCTCACGGGTTCAATAGCCCACGGTTTCGACCGTGCTGACTCTGACGTCGACGTCTTAATTGTCGTTTCAGATGATGATTTTGCCCGGCGTCTGGAGACAGGGAACCTCACCATGGTCAGTCCCGATTTGTGTACATACGAGGGCGGCTTCGTGGACGCCAAATACACATGCTTGTCCCTAATCAACCAAACCGCCGAAAAAGGAAGCGAGCCTGCGCGATGGGCATATGACGGCGCCCAGGTCCTCTTCAGTCGCTTCGATCCTCCCAATATTCTACAGAACGCTATCAAGAACATTGCATCGTACCAGACAGAGGGGAAAGAGAATCGCATAATGAGATTCAGGGTCCAGCTGCAGATTTGGAGATGGTACTGTTCTGAAGgcaggaagaagaacaaccCGTACTTGTTGAACCTAGCCGCCTCGAAGCTAGTGTTGTTTGGTGGTCGGCTCATCTTAGCACACAATGAGATGCTTTACCCGTTTCACAAGTGGTTTCTCAGGTTGTTGGGAGATGCGCCAGAGAAACCCGAGGGCTTTATGGATCTGGTGGATAGGGTGATCAGGGATCCCACAGAAGCAAACACTGAGCATTTCTTTGAGGTGGTTGCGAATTGGAAGGAATGGGCTACTAGCCCTAACAGGCCAGGAGCGCTTTACATGGTTGACAGTGAGCTGAATTGGCTATATCTGCAGACGCCTGTGGATGACCTTTAG
- the SET5_1 gene encoding SET domain-containing protein 5 (EggNog:ENOG503NX13; COG:B), giving the protein MAWGHVTLARVLLLGLATPFASAADSKKDGLASEEIQHKTVYTGNATEPVLSSPPTDKWWKSNICQGSYCVYTNLRIANRRGIVLVTKPDEYNKVERIEAYLERADNKWEDGSLLAETEILEKGLGLTAKKSIRRGKPLSSWSPVLLVHKDLFEDVVKKKERTRLLEAAINYLPDDTRAAFNRQRNRPGHNSGESPRSIEEILYAHPFEVDLGAGYRQEHSSKHYINYPEIALFQHDCRPNVAFYIDQHLQHRTTVARKVAEGEELSISYIDPFLPRKERSDWVKRFRGSSKPCPCAACTGNNKPSQLKKSDKNLAEINSIKAELKNHDSKKVTVSLIDRYVKLMHEEKLHAKYAEAWELAALNYNYLGEDKKAKKYADLAVQAGIVEGGKDSNDVVAMRVFASDVKGHYSYRYTLKRRGIKEPGN; this is encoded by the coding sequence ATGGCGTGGGGTCATGTCACTCTCGCGAGGGTGTTGCTCCTCGGTCTAGCAACCCCCTTTGCCAGCGCGGCAGACTCCAAGAAAGACGGCCTTGCATCCGAAGAGATTCAGCACAAGACTGTGTACACCGGCAACGCAACCGAACCGGTTCTGTCTTCGCCACCAACTGACAAATGGTGGAAGTCCAACATCTGCCAAGGGTCTTACTGCGTCTATACGAACCTGCGAATTGCGAACCGGCGCGGAATTGTCCTAGTAACAAAGCCAGATGAATACAACAAGGTCGAACGAATTGAAGCGTATCTCGAAAGGGCGGACAACAAGTGGGAAGACGGCTCTCTTCTTGCCGAGACAGAGATTCTGGAAAAAGGCCTGGGCTTGACGGCAAAGAAGTCCATCAGGCGTGGAAAGCCACTCAGCTCCTGGTCTCCCGTGCTCCTTGTGCACAAAGATCTTTTTGAAGATGTCGTCAAGAAAAAGGAACGAACGCGCTTGCTGGAAGCAGCGATCAACTACCTGCCCGATGACACCCGAGCCGCCTTCAACAGGCAACGCAACCGCCCTGGGCACAACTCCGGCGAGAGTCCTCGTTCGATCGAGGAGATCTTGTACGCTCACCCCTTCGAAGTGGACCTCGGAGCTGGCTACCGTCAAGAGCATAGCTCCAAGCACTACATCAACTATCCCGAGATCGCCCTTTTCCAACACGATTGCCGACCAAATGTCGCTTTCTACATTGATCAGCACCTGCAACACCGCACGACTGTGGCCCGcaaggtggcggagggggaggagctcTCGATTTCTTACATTGACCCCTTCTTGCCTCGCAAGGAGAGATCAGACTGGGTCAAGCGGTTtcggggcagcagcaagccgtGCCCTTGCGCCGCCTGCAccggcaacaacaagccTTCGCAGCTCAAAAAGTCGGATAAGAACCTTGCCGAGATCAACTCGATAAAGGCAGAACTCAAGAACCACGACAGCAAAAAGGTGACGGTTTCTCTGATTGATCGCTACGTGAAGCTGATGCATGAGGAGAAGCTGCACGCCAAGTACGCCGAGGCCTGGGAACTGGCGGCTTTGAATTACAATTATTTGGGGGAAGAcaagaaggcaaagaagtACGCCGACCTGGCAGTGCAGGCCGGGATTGTcgaaggaggaaaagataGCAATGATGTGGTGGCCATGAGGGTGTTTGCAAGCGACGTGAAGGGCCATTACAGTTACCGATACACactgaagaggagaggaatCAAGGAGCCTGGGAATTAA
- a CDS encoding uncharacterized protein (EggNog:ENOG503PIN2) translates to MSPSDTSYNYYSDASTGAYSESDPRNCLISGCRRKHAFARVDGRKIYSEFCNVHTCERTFPLSKGLHCPNPKREHERFCSVDLSCGHPDCSQTGSYSSSAEWTQYFCPRHRCTMRGCLAGSTNKKQQQRCDLHILTCNVPRCERPCYENRDGTLDIVCAAHYGSFNCAWAGCARRKPGYDTKYCLEHKCAFGECSRGRERDAKWCKEHKCAISSCDRGVRENGGVMCKDHECNSSRCRLPRMTGADFCTDHGCKGKNCRFEARFPGGYCEERHACIVGMCSNPRSTVMSSTLGIFTDRCAEHDRLNRVGRRLSTNDMPERERWEGRRHRYSDDIESMRRRELERLQKEQREREEREAHGPYAYSGWDRR, encoded by the coding sequence ATGAGCCCTTCCGACACTTCCTACAACTACTACTCCGACGCCAGCACTGGGGCCTATTCCGAATCTGATCCTCGCAACTGCCTCATCTCTGGCTGCCGTCGCAAGCATGCCTTTGCCCGTGTGGATGGACGCAAGATCTACTCCGAGTTTTGCAACGTCCACACCTGCGAGCGaacctttcccctttccaagGGTCTCCACTGCCCTAACCCCAAAAGGGAGCATGAGCGTTTCTGCTCTGTCGATTTGAGCTGCGGCCACCCTGACTGTTCGCAGACGGGCTCCTATTCATCGTCAGCAGAATGGACGCAGTACTTTTGCCCCCGTCACCGCTGCACCATGCGGGGGTGTCTTGCTGGATCgaccaacaagaagcagcagcagagatGCGACCTTCATATCTTGACCTGCAACGTGCCGCGGTGCGAGAGACCATGCTATGAGAACCGAGACGGGACCCTCGACATTGTGTGCGCAGCCCACTACGGCAGCTTCAACTGCGCCTGGGCCGGGTGCGCGCGGAGGAAACCTGGCTACGACACCAAGTACTGTCTAGAACACAAGTGCGCGTTCGGGGAATGCTCGCGCGGCAGGGAAAGAGACGCAAAGTGGTGCAAGGAGCACAAATGTGCCATCTCGTCCTGTGATCGAGGGGTCAGGGAGAACGGGGGGGTCATGTGCAAGGATCACGAGTGCAACAGCTCCCGATGCAGACTCCCAAGGATGACCGGGGCTGACTTTTGCACTGATCATGGATGCAAGGGGAAGAACTGCCGCTTTGAAGCGCGGTTTCCGGGAGGCTATTGCGAGGAGAGGCATGCTTGCATCGTGGGCATGTGCTCAAACCCCAGGTCAACCGTCATGAGCTCGACGCTGGGCATCTTCACAGACCGCTGTGCAGAGCATGATCGGCTGAAccgggtggggaggaggctgtcgaCAAATGACATGCCCGAGAGAGAGCGGTGGGAGGGGCGCAGACATCGGTATTCTGACGACATCGAGTCGATGA